Part of the Falco biarmicus isolate bFalBia1 chromosome 4, bFalBia1.pri, whole genome shotgun sequence genome, CCGCCAGGGAGTAGCTGGCGTGAGACGGGCTATTTTTAGCCACAGCACTCACGATTCCCCTCTCGGGGATGGTATTTATAACGCATGCAAATTAATCAAAACCCacctcccagctcccctggggGCCTGCCGAGGCCTGATCCTGCCCAGGGAGTgtgggcagctgcagggtgctgggcagggtgggcagggtgcTTGGGGGGGATAGGAGCACCCTGGGGTCCTGGCCCTGCGCTGGTGGAGGGGGTCCTtggggaagggatgggatgggggtCCCTGGAGGGGAGGTAAgggtgcctggggagcaggtggGGGTCCTGGGGAGAGGACTGAGGCACTGGGGTGGAGCTGAGGGTCCTGGGGAGGTGGCACGGGTCCCTGTAGGGGGGTTCCTAGGGTGGAGGTGAGGGTCCTGGGGTGGAGGTGAGTATCCTGGGGAGGTGGCATAGGtcccgggggggtgggggggtggaggggcgGTCCTGGGGTGCAGATGAGGGTTCTGAGGAGGTGGCGGGGGTCTCTGGGGAGGGGTCCCGGGGTGGAGGTGGTGCAGGGGTTCCTGGGGAGTGATGGAGTGCAGGTGAGGGTCCCTGGGGGGATCTTGGGGTGGAGAGTGcatggggggtgctggggtAGAAGTGAGGGTctctggggaggggatgggggtcctggagctggggctgtgccatgtggggctgtggcagagcagggccAGTGGcactgggcagagctgtgcccacCATCCATGTCCTGCCCTGAGCGGATCCCCCCCTGCCGCCACCCCCTGCAGCAAACTGCCAAGCTGGGCACGGGCAGTGACCCCCCGCATCTTCTACATCACGGAAAAGGCCTGGAACTACTACCCCTACACCATCACCGgtgagccctgggcagggcgCGGGGACGGGcacctgggcaccctgcccCTCTCtggcagcagtggtgggctgcCAGGGGAGCCCGGCCATGGCCACTACACACTACCTGCTCTCACCgctccctctctcccccttgATGCCATCCGGTGATGCCACCCCGTGATGCTGATGTGCCATGGTGTCCCTGCAGAGTACACGGTAAGGAGATGGCACTGGGGAGACATggacccttccccagcacttagcatggctggggagggggcactgGGGTGGGTGTCCTCCAGGTCTGGGTGTCCCTTGGGGTCAGCACTGTTAGAGGTGGGCATCCCTTGGGGTTGGGTGTCCCTTGAGGTGGGTgtcccccagggctgggtgTCCCTTGGGGTTAGCGTTTTTAGGGGTGAGTGTCCTTTGGGGTGGGTGTCCTTGGGGCTGGACATTCCTTGGGATTGGGTGTCCTTGGGGCTGGGCATCCCTTGGGGTGCATGTCCCTCAGGATGGGCATCCCTGGGAGTGGGTGTCCCTCAGGACGCCTCAGGATGGGCATCCCTGGGAGTGGGTGTCCCTCAGGACGGGCGTCCCTTGGGGGCCAGCTGATGGCTGCTCCCTGCAGTGTTCCTTCCTGCCCAAGTTCTCCATTTACATCGAGACCAAGTACGAGGACAACTGCGGGGACAGTGAGAACGTGAGTCTGCACCACAGCTGAGACCTGGCAAACTcatcgggggtggggggtgggggacgGGACACAGCTATGCAGCTGGTGCCTCTCcgcctctctcccctccccagatCTTCCACAGCGATAAAATCCTGGGCGACCACGAGGTCTCCTTCCTGGACATCGCCTTCGACGAGATCCCCGAGCGGTACTACCGCAGCCTGGAGGTAGCACGGCTGGGGGTGGAGTGGGGTCTCCAGGGCACCTCCTTGTCCCCTGTCCTGGGGGGCTCACggccctgctctgcttcccccaGGACCCCCGTTTCTTCAGCTCCACCAAGACGGGCCGGGGGCCGCTGCGGGAGGGCTGGCGCCAGCACACCAAGCCCATCATGTGCTCCTACAAGCTGGTGAGCGTCAAGTTCGAGGTGTGGGGGCTGCAGACGCGGGTGGAGCAGTTCGTGCACAAGGTGAGGGGGGCCCAGGCTGGAGTGGGGGGACACTGGGGGGCAGTGACAGTGTGCTGACCCCTACATTGCATTGCAGGTGATCCGGGACATCCTGCTGATCGGGCACCGGCAGGCTTTCGCCTGGGTGGACGAGTGGTGCGGTGAGTCTGCGGGGCCACCCTGGCGAGGGGGGAACATAGTCTCCAGGGTGGCTGTGGACCCCCagggtgggagggggctgcaggttTAACTGCCGATGCCACTAACCCCATGGGCAGCTACCACTGTTCGCCCGGCTCCCCTGCaacctgctgcctgctccccctgctctgctccccctgctcccatgcctgcctgccccccacACACTGCCCCCTGCGCACTGCCCCCCGCACGCTGCCTGCCCCGCTGCATGCCTGGGGAAGGcttggctggagcaggggcaagggagaggagccccagcatccctgcctgcgctgcctgcaTGCCTGGTCTGGCAGGGAGACACGCTGCAGGCGGCTGCCACATGCAGACACCGGGCCTGGAGCCCCATGTTTGGCGATGGCCAGCACGGGGGCTGGCATGGGCACGGGGCCGTCCCGGTGAGCGGCTCTCTGCCTTCCAGACATGTCCCTGGAAGAGGTCCGGGCCTTCGAGACTCAGATGCAAGTGGCCACAAACCAAAAGCTGGGGAGCCAGCACCCCTAACCCCCGCTGCTGCCCGCTGCCTGCAGGGGACGGAGACCCTGGACCCCgccatgctgcctgcaggcGGGTGCAGGTGGGGGGGCTTGTGCACAATGCATGCTGAgccccccctgcaccctgcGGCGGAGGGTCCCCCCACTGCCcagctgccctcccctgcctgtgctgcctgtccatcccttccctgctgctggctgggctggtgctggagcgGGGGGCTGGCTGCACCGCCCAGTGTCCCCTTCTCTACCCatccccctgtccccagcccctgtcCCCTTCCCCGTCCCCAGCTCGGGGGGAAGCCGGTGAGCAGGGCACGGGTTGCCCCAAGATGACGGGGTGCAGGATGCGGCTGTGCCGAGCGGTCCCAAGCCTGGCTGTGCTCGGCAGGGATGACGATGGAGGAGGTGCGGCGCTACGAGCGGGAGACGCAGGAGGCCACCAACGAGCTCATCGGCCTGGTGGCACCCACCATCTCGGTCAGCGAGGTGGGGCAGCCCACAGCCACGCACTCGGCCCCTGCCAGCgccccctccaccccccttGGCGACGAGGCCCCCGATTTCCTCACTCCCCCCAAGACTCGCCCGCGCAAGAAGTCGGCGCCGGAGACCCTGACGCTGCCCGCACTGCGGGAACGTGCCAGCGCAGAGTGATGCCGGCAGTGCCGCACCGTGCTACCTCCCCGGCTGGactgtgccagccctgctgcccaccacggcccctccaACAGGTGCCAACCCCAGGGAGGGACCCACTGTCGGGGCGCAGGGAGCCCCGGGGGGGTACCAGCCTCTCTGAACCATCACGGGTGCCCAACGTGGGTCCTTGCCAGCACTGCTATGCCAGACCTGCTGGCTGCACGGGGAGGGGACGCCAGGCCAGCAGGTGTCCCTGGCAGCATCGGGCGATGCCACAGGAGCCGGTTTGCTTGGCTCCACCTGCCCGGTTTCTGCAGGGGCTGCCGAAGCTGGCGAGCAGCAGGGTGGCAGCACCCAGTGCCCGTGTGCCGTGGCTGCGGTGGGTGCCGGTGCCAGGCTGAGCATCTGCAGAGGCTGGCGGGCGATTCTGCAGCACCATGCTGCAGGGTGGGCACCAGCGCAGGGGCCGAGCACATGTGACAGTGACAGTgacagctgggtgctgggctggggctcccCGCGGGACCCcaggggctgcacagccccatgCACGGCACGTCCCGCAGTTGGGGTCCCCTTTGCCATCCCTCcagaggctgtggctgcccaagatggctggggcaggctcaGCCCTCCgttttctttgggaaaacaAAGGCCTTTTTGGAAATAAAGCTCAAGACatgtcaggcagctgctggcagtggtTTATTTGGCACCACGGAGGGGTGCCATGCCTGTGCCGGGGTGCTGCATCCCCTGGGTCTGGGTGTGTGCAGTGAGGATGGCTGATCCTGTGATGGAGAGACAGGGTCCTGGGACagggcagagagcagctggggtTTGGGTGGGTAAGGCAGGCAGGACTGGGTCAGCCCAGCACCGGGGCGAtgcccccagcagcactgggctcctctccctgccagtCATCACCATCCTCCAGCTCCTCGGCGCCTGGCACAGCCGATGCCGCTGGCCCCAGCAGGGTGATATAGTAGGAGCTGCAGTAGACTGGTGCCTTGTTGGGGCTAGAGTAGACCTGCTCGGGCCGGAGTGAGGCAAAGGGGTTGGTGGCGTAGCCCATGATGTGCATCTCGAGCTCCACCAGGATCTGCAGGGAGGACTTCAGCTCCTGCTCACTGCCGGGAGAGG contains:
- the LOC130148815 gene encoding cytoplasmic phosphatidylinositol transfer protein 1-like, whose product is MLIKEYRICMPLTTEEYRVGQLYTISKHSHQESEKGEGVEVVKNEPHEDPIHGPGQFTEKRVHLSSKLPSWARAVTPRIFYITEKAWNYYPYTITEYTCSFLPKFSIYIETKYEDNCGDSENIFHSDKILGDHEVSFLDIAFDEIPERYYRSLEDPRFFSSTKTGRGPLREGWRQHTKPIMCSYKLVSVKFEVWGLQTRVEQFVHKVIRDILLIGHRQAFAWVDEWCGMTMEEVRRYERETQEATNELIGLVAPTISVSEVGQPTATHSAPASAPSTPLGDEAPDFLTPPKTRPRKKSAPETLTLPALRERASAE